In a single window of the Drosophila albomicans strain 15112-1751.03 chromosome 3, ASM965048v2, whole genome shotgun sequence genome:
- the LOC117571502 gene encoding ubiquitin carboxyl-terminal hydrolase isozyme L5, protein MSDGAGNWCLIESDPGVFTELIREFGCDGAQVEEIWSLDSESFKDLEPIHGLIFLFKWVQEDEPAGKVVLDRDHIFFAKQVINNACATQAILSLLLNLNHEDIKLGETLTNFKEFCQCFDPYNKGLTLSNASQIRTVHNSFARQTLFELDMKNQNKDEDVYHFVGYMPIAGRLYELDGLREGPIDLGEIKTGQNWIDVVRPIIEKRMQRYSDGEIHFNLMALISDRQRIYEQQIEKLLHPADNAMDTEDDRQTEINSLRSYIQYEIEKKKRYKVENVRRKHNYLPFIVELLKMLGETGQLLPIYEKAKQRALEREQKMSKKESN, encoded by the exons ATGAGCGACGGAGCAGGAAATTGGTGTCTAATAGAGAGTGATCCGGGAGTATTTACGGAGCTGATACGCGAATTTG GCTGCGATGGTGCACAAGTGGAGGAGATCTGGAGCCTAGACAGCGAATCATTCAAAGACTTAGAGCCAATACATGGCCTGATATTCCTGTTTAAATGGGTTCAGGAGGATGAGCCGGCTGGCAAAGTGGTGCTCGACCGGGATCATATTTTCTTTGCCAAGCAGGTGATTAACAATGCGTGTGCGACACAAGCTATACTCAGTTTGCTGCTCAATTTGAATCACGAGGACATCAAGCTGGGCGAGACACTGACGAATTTCAAGGAGTTCTGCCAGTGCTTCGATCCCTACAACAAGGGATTGACGCTGAGCAATGCATCCCAAATACGCACCGTGCACAATTCGTTTGCCCGCCAAACGCTCTTCGAGCTGGACATGAAGAATCAAAACAAGGACGAGGATGTCTATCATTTTGTGGGCTATATGCCAATTGCTGGACGTCTTTACGAGCTCGATGGACTGCGCGAAGGACCCATTGATCTAGGCGAAATTAAGACAGGCCAGAATTGGATTGATGTGGTGCGGCCCATTATTGAGAAGCGTATGCAGCGCTATAGCGATGGTGAaatccatttcaatttgatggcCCTGATTTCCGATAGACAGCGAATCTATGAGCAGCAAATTGAGAAACTGCTGCATCCGGCTGACAATGCCATGGACACAGAGGACGATCGTCAGACTGAAATCAACAGCCTTCGCTCCTACATACAATATGAAATCGAAAAGAAGAAGCGATATAAg GTGGAGAATGTGCGACGCAAGCACAATTATTTACCCTTCATTGTGGAGCTACTGAAGATGCTGGGCGAGACCGGTCAACTGCTGCCCATCTATGAGAAGGCCAAGCAACGGGCGCTGGAACGCGAGCAGAAGATGAGCAAAAAGGAATCCAATTAG
- the LOC117571497 gene encoding mucin-19 — translation MVVSKDNKRRRKETETPPTSSSAAAAATLAVESSPEMPKRTKVQAQRKFAQGQSAPSSASAYSAVAAAAATAAAAAGGTASGPSTSAADSHQQPPIEILPNKCPKPQDFLTFLCFRGTSALPAHLDYLNQGKPKANDVVPPSSSASSNNDASKKKNNSNSSKKKRGRPAKPSNKAAADEPLQQQKQQPLQLPAATTSDKIEAAATTPPVLLAGAVRKRAEVITEGNRRGGRRNETLKRRSNRASNNKEKEEEQQQQQQIEQDDAEQEDDDEDEFFSAHDASSRNGAAEESLSKAEATATQGKRGRQQAAARKTAVASPAATESSITKEKGPVKRVRQRESPIFIPSPESSGRMTRQRAFFEPVKVVPKQPPDDEADEEQEEVAKPAEHKEKEKEKDKEVKQPASKKANDSGTGSKQQQQQLSKEKTNSSIYAKDAAKQLENGGTASDVAAEQQKALNVFDFSSDDEQPLAKSIKLKKGSKKGAATTTAVAATAPARGRKAAGGAAKKQQQQQQQQQSREEDKEKVDTTPATTPSKAEEPPKAKRGKVSKKAKAEEEQQDTELDQQQEEAEKEKKQNVSNHSARPARRQAQAKANKAADKATVERSVSPSPQRNQRPSRKTKEAAAIYMGIIGHKLQLADDEDDDLSLSSFPDIPNVKEMEKMEKEIKKNAAGKSSDRESRRKSPKPTAATPAATTTTAAAAAVAAVEAPAAVATVAAVEPTTPPEATAAASSSAPRRGRPPKQAKGGASTSTGAAGAATAKPQIEGMLVKKGALALAKAKSEQQQQQQQQKQQQQQQQQQEKDDSDAEEDFLINEELNETKRKLEKSFSDSDDEPLAIKVPTSGAAAASTTATTTAKGSGSKEETTAGGGASGAAQESSKSAASGATNAATITATTGAAALSGATPNTTPPAATLNCTPPKQLTQLGLVSGSPVTLPGTTQLTMLPLTAKPTTQFSISPPSYAPAAAVLKTMEKKSPVPTSKILNVPATYALPGAGVGAVGFAKTTSYLPQASPHYHTPYVRPSTFAPGSKTPQQGTATTPGGGGSVVSSPLKYQTPPTTYPPPIEAYQCPKINPNFLTPKYDRSSVLPRTNNNNSINNNNTSSMNSSFTSPRATLSSLGGGTVVAGSVVTPVKSVLPPPPVVSQAQSLNLSLNAVASTSAAAAAAVQQQQQQQHQQQQQQHHQQQSLPQQSQQQQQQQQQLIATPMSTAQPAANAGAAAPPVDPLKDEIGSILAQATLMPSKEESGKIFGIASVSLAQSSGPDNTKCTLGKCGSIHKPVLGPVVPTEGYFGDQLTSKERRKAKVNMTHEQIQKWLIECSSNPDEIQDDLDDEFDESLRPQQAQTPPGPTTRDDKESTSFSSSSNKTRGELGKSESAWSAKGPSLKATPVLVSQAAASAATGVGGNRSKDAADNESDALDFDKCVTPVNLTQKSQLDAVVDKKLPEKKAKNASAATAATTAAATTTLPVARAAAAGSKRSAAAAAAASNTASPTPTKSKAGNKKQANAAAKLTTTTTTTPPPSNNNPATPTTPAKRTPIYQNQSSKSKAQTQLDNKQQQLEKQQQQLEKQLQQLSEKNTTSVYAFGKEEETGAATTVAGKAANRKRNAADNEAAATTAVAAATPPPALSERSPTKKRAAAAAAATAVQLTLSPTDKLEKPKATAAAARQAKKQQQQQSEKQQQQVEKQQSVTSPVGSDAEGATFYIPLLQGASGGGDGGIQGVAVKLGREGPDGPNQKVVMQATLVTKAQMDTNSKPLPDNELVKTLLNAATTTSNDAATTTTTVTGSNSLKASTSAAAAAATSLVRVNSNSSLFSGSAKSRTAAATTTAAANATNAALAKKYKDDTPIKMANNTAFPRHDDPTQMVEAPIFKPTEKEFADPIEFIERITPIAARFGICKIIPPASFKPECRISDEMRFTAYNQYVHKMLHRWGPSAKELSAIKKYLATQSIVMNHAPWIGGMEVDLPRLYHTVQELGGLKEVIEKKKWARVAEEMCIPKLAQDRVTKLDDIYCKYLLPYDTLSPAERQKLFDEVEADWAKREARARRNADRFVNSTESVSNEEDDVSTDEDEESEEEIDGVSMECIVKGRSMPLSQFYRIARNTMALWFKSTDPTVNEVEAEFWRHVAVRDSHVCVHSGSIDSSGWGYGFPSPGPKGKGSNYARHPWNLKVLTNNAGSVLRSLGPVMGVTVPTLHVGMLFSACCWYRDPHGLSWIEYLHTGASKLWYGIPDDQSANFRSALTSLIPTHCQNKTIWLPCDTVMVPPHMLTDRGVSLCRIEQKPGEFIVVFPRAYTSSLATGYVVSESVYFATMSWLDLAKDDFRDIHESCEPAMFSLEQLLFALGYDQRVNSDTLQQMLPMLNEVCEKESAAREQLRAAGVTSTEKVQAEKGQKAKKQQQPPYKSIESECDLCRANLYISMVRTEEGNVYCLQHALKNLNNGNIQAKQCKLIYAYNVDDILQLIRQLQEKIQHKQAVKKK, via the exons ATGGTTGTCTCAAAAGACAACAAGCGTCGTCGCAAGGAGACGGAGACCCCGCCAACGTCAtcgtcagcagcagcggcggccaCTTTGGCTGTGGAGTCATCACCTGAGATGCCTAAAAG AACGAAGGTGCAGGCACAGCGTAAATTCGCCCAGGGTCAGAGTGCACCCAGTTCAGCGTCAGCTTACAGCGCTGTTGCCGCCGCAGCAGcgacggcggcagcagcagctggtggAACAGCATCGGGACCGAGCACTTCGGCAGCGGACAGCCATCAACAGCCACCGATTGAGATACTGCCCAACAAGTGTCCCAAGCCGCAGGATTTCTTGACGTTCCTTTGCTTTCGCGGCACATCCGCATTACCCGCGCACTTGGACTATCTGAATCAGGGCAAGCCCAAAGCCAATGATGTCGTCCCGCCCAGCAGCAGCGCTAGCAGCAATAACGATGCGagcaagaagaaaaacaatagcaacagcagcaaaaagaaaaggggAAGACCTGCCAAACCAAGTAATAAAGCGGCAGCAGATGagccactgcagcagcagaagcagcaaccaTTGCAACTCCctgcggcaacaacaagtgaTAAAATTGAGGCAGCTGCAACGACGCCTCCAGTTTTGCTGGCGGGAGCAGTGCGCAAGCGGGCTGAGGTGATTACAGAGGGCAATCGACGTGGTGGACGACGCAATGAGACCCTGAAGCGACGCTCCAACCGTGCAAGTAACaacaaggagaaggaggaggagcagcaacaacagcaacaaatagaGCAGGACGATGCTGAGCAggaggacgacgacgaggacgagTTTTTTAGTGCACATGATGCAAGCTCACGCAACGGAGCTGCTGAGGAGTCACTGTCCAAGGCGGAGGCGACAGCGACGCAGGGAAAACGTGGTCGCCAACAGGCAGCAGCTAGAAAAACTGCTGTCGCCTCACCCGCTGCCACCGAGAGCAGCATCACTAAGGAGAAGGGACCTGTGAAACGTGTGCGGCAACGTGAATCACCCATTTTTATACCATCACCTGAATCCTCGGGACGCATGACACGTCAGCGTGCTTTTTTTGAGCCAGTTAAGGTGGTGCCCAAGCAACCACCTGATGACGAGGCCGACGAAGAGCAGGAGGAAGTAGCAAAGCCGGCAGAACACAaggaaaaagagaaagaaaaggatAAGGAAGTGAAGCAGCCGGCGTCGAAGAAAGCCAACGACTCAGGAACTGGaagcaagcaacagcagcaacagctcagCAAGGAGAAGACAAACTCCAGCATTTATGCCAAAGATGCTGCCAAGCAACTGGAGAATGGTGGAACTGCGTCCGATGTGGCAGCCGAGCAGCAAAAGGCACTCAATGTATTCGACTTTAGTTCGGACGATGAGCAGCCGCTGGCCAAGTCCATTAAACTGAAAAAGGGTTCAAAAAAgggggcagcaacaacgacagcagttGCCGCCACGGCGCCAGCACGAGGACGCAAAGCAGCTGGAGGCGCAgcaaaaaagcagcagcaacaacaacaacagcagcaatcaaGGGAAGAGGATAAAGAGAAGGTGGACACGACACCAGCTACAACGCCAAGCAAAGCAGAGGAGCCTCCCAAAGCGAAACGCGGCAAAGTATCGAAGAAAGCGAAAGCGGAGGAAGAGCAGCAAGACACTGAATTAGATCAGCAGCAGGAAgaggcagagaaagagaagaagcAGAACGTTAGCAATCATAGTGCGCGTCCTGCACGTCGCCAGGCGcaagccaaagccaacaaaGCTGCTGATAAAGCGACCGTGGAGCGTTCAGTGAGTCCAAGTCCACAGCGAAATCAGCGACCGTCGCGTAAAACGAAAGAGGCAGCTGCCATCTACATGGGCATCATTGGACACAAGCTGCAGCTGGCCGATGACGAGGACGATGATCTGTCGTTGAGCAGCTTTCCCGACATACCGAACGTCAAGGAGATGGAGAAGATGGAGAAGGAGATCAAAAAGAATGCGGCGGGTAAATCAAGTGATAGAGAGAGCAGGCGAAAGTCTCCTAAGCCAACGGCAGccacaccagcagcaacaacaactactgcagcagcagcagctgttgctgcagttgaggCACCTGCAGCTgtagcaactgttgctgctgtggagCCAACAACACCGCctgaggcaacagcagcagcatcgagtTCAGCGCCAAGACGTGGACGACCGCCAAAGCAGGCAAAAGGTGGTGCTTCGACCTCCACGGGAGCAGCGGGGGCAGCCACAGCCAAGCCTCAGATTGAGGGAATGTTGGTCAAGAAAGGTGCACTGGCGCTGGCCAAAGCTAAGTccgaacagcaacaacaacaacagcaacagaagcagcaacaacaacaacagcagcagcaagaaaaagACGACTCCGATGCGGAGGAGGATTTTTTAATCAACGAGGAGctaaacgaaacgaagcgcAAGCTGGAAAAGAGTTTTAGCGACTCGGATGATGAGCCGCTGGCCATCAAGGTGCCAACgtcaggagcagcagcagcaagcacaacagcaaccacaacagccaaaggcagcggcagcaaagaGGAAACTACAGCAGGTGGCGGAGCAAGTGGAGCAGCGCAGGAGTCAAGCAAAAGCGCAGCAAGTGGAGCaacaaatgcagcaacaatcaCGGCAACAACCGGAGCAGCAGCATTAAGCGGAGCCACACCTAACACAACACCGCCTGCAGCTACGTTAAATTGCACGCCTCCTAAGCAACTGACGCAACTGGGACTAGTTAGTGGATCACCCGTGACCTTGCCGGGTACCACACAGTTGACCATGCTGCCATTGACAGCGAAGCCCACAACACAGTTCTCCATATCGCCACCGAGTTATGCGCCTGCAGCCGCCGTCTTGAAGACCATGGAGAAGAAGTCGCCGGTGCCCACGTCCAAGATACTCAATGTGCCTGCAACATACGCATTGCCTGGAGCTGGCGTGGGTGCTGTGGGGTTTGCCAAGACCACCTCGTATTTGCCCCAAGCATCGCCGCATTATCACACGCCCTACGTGCGTCCCTCGACGTTTGCGCCCGGCAGCAAGACACCACAACAGGGCACAGCGACGACGCCAGGCGGCGGTGGATCTGTGGTGAGCTCGCCGCTGAAGTATCAGACGCCGCCGACAACATATCCGCCGCCCATTGAGGCGTATCAGTGTCCGAAGATTAACCCCAATTTCTTGACGCCCAAATACGATCGCAGCAGCGTTTTGCCgcgcaccaacaacaacaacagcatcaacaacaataacaccaGCAGCATGAACAGCAGCTTCACCTCGCCACGTGCCACACTCAGCAGTCTGGGCGGCGGCACAGTTGTTGCTGGCTCCGTTGTGACGCCCGTTAAAAGTGTGCTGCCTCCGCCGCCTGTTGTTAGTCAGGCACAAAGTCTGAATCTCAGCTTGAATGCCGTGGCGTCTAcatcggcagcagctgcagccgcagtgcaacagcaacaacagcagcagcaccaacaacaacaacaacaacaccaccagCAACAATCGTTGCCACAgcaatcacagcagcagcagcagcaacaacagcaactaataGCTACTCCCATGTCTACAGCGCAACCAGCGGCAAACGCTGGCGCAGCTGCACCGCCCGTTGATCCGCTCAAGGATGAAATTGGCAGCATCTTGGCGCAAGCGACGCTTATGCCCAGCAAGGAGGAGTCGGGTAAGATCTTTGGCATTGCCAGCGTCAGCTTGGCGCAAAGTTCCGGACCCGACAACACCAAATGCACGCTGGGGAAATGCGGTTCCATACACAAGCCGGTGCTGGGTCCTGTGGTGCCCACGGAGGGTTATTTTGGCGATCAGCTGACCAGCAAGGAGCGACGCAAAGCCAAGGTGAATATGACGCACGAACAGATACAAAAGTGGCTCATCGAGTGCAGCTCGAATCCCGACGAGATTCAGGACGACTTGGACGATGAGTTCGATGAGAGTCTGCGGCCGCAGCAGGCGCAAACACCGCCAGGACCTACGACGCGTGATGACAAGGAGAGCACAAGCTTTAGCAGTTCCTCGAACAAGACGCGCGGCGAGCTGggcaagagcgagagcgccTGGTCAGCCAAGGGACCTTCGCTGAAGGCGACGCCGGTGCTGGTGAGTCAAGCAGCCGCTTCAGCTGCCACGGGAGTTGGTGGCAATCGTAGCAAGGATGCGGCAGACAATGAGTCGGATGCTCTGGACTTTGACAAGTGTGTGACACCGGTGAATCTCACGCAGAAGTCACAACTGGACGCAGTCGTTGACAAGAAGTTGCCAGAGAAGAAGGCGAAGAATGCCAGcgcagctacagcagcaacaacagctgctgcgaCAACGACGTTGCCAGTGGCcagagcagctgcagcgggCAGCAAAcgcagtgcagcagcagcagcggcagcttcaAATACCGCTAGTCCAACGCCCACCAAATCCAAGGCGGGCAATAAGAAGCAAGCAAATGCAGCTGCCAAGctaacaacgacgacgacaacgacgccGCCACCAAGTAACAATAATCCCGCCACGCCCACAACACCTGCAAAGCGTACGCCCATCTATCAGAATcagagcagcaaaagcaaggCGCAAACGCAGCTggacaacaagcagcaacagttggagaaacagcaacagcagctggagaaGCAGCTACAACAGCTCTCGGAGAAGAACACAACGTCGGTGTATGCTTTTGGCAAGGAAGAGGAGACaggggcagcaacaacagttgctggcAAGGCAGCGAACCGCAAACGCAATGCAGCAGACAacgaggcagcagcaaccactgctgtagcagcagcaacgccgCCGCCAGCGCTGAGCGAACGTTCGCCAACGAAAAAGCgtgcggcagctgcagcagcagcaacggcagttCAGCTTACATTGAGTCCAACCGATAAGCTAGAAAAGCCCAAggcgacagcggcagcagcgcgCCAAGCgaagaaacaacagcagcagcagtcggagaagcagcaacagcaagtggAGAAGCAACAGTCTGTGACAAGTCCCGTTGGCTCGGATGCCGAAGGTGCCACCTTCTACATACCGTTGTTGCAAGGCGCTAGCGGTGGCGGTGATGGCGGCATTCAAGGTGTCGCTGTGAAGCTGGGACGCGAGGGACCCGATGGACCCAATCAAAAGGTCGTGATGCAAGCAACGTTGGTGACCAAAGCACAAATGGACACCAATTCCAAGCCGTTGCCCGACAATGAGCTGGTGAAAACCCTGCTCAATGCagccaccaccaccagcaacgatgctgcaacaacaaccacaacagtcacaggcagcaacagcttgAAAGCCAGCacctcagcagcagctgctgcagccacAAGTTTAGTCCGCGTTAATTCCAATTCATCGCTGTTCTCCGGCTCCGCCAAGTCAAGAACAGCGGccgcaacaaccacagcagcagcgaacgCAACCAATGCGGCATTGGCCAAAAAGTACAAGGATGACACGCCAATTAAGATGGCCAACAATACGGCGTTTCCACGGCACGATGATCCCACGCAAATGGTCGAGGCGCCCATCTTCAAACCCACCGAGAAAGAGTTTGCCGATCCCATTGAGTTCATCGAACGCATCACACCGATTGCTGCGCGCTTTGGCATCTGCAAGATTATACCGCCAGCCAGCTTTAAGCCCGAGTGTCGCATCTCGGACGAGATGCGTTTCACGGCCTACAATCAGTATGTGCACAAGATGCTGCATCGCTGGGGGCCCAGTGCCAAGGAGTTGAGTGCCATCAAAAAGTATTTGGCCACCCAGAGCATTGTGATGAATCATGCGCCCTGGATCGGTGGCATGGAAGTGGATCTGCCGCGTCTCTATCACACCGTCCAGGAACTCGGTGGTCTCAAAGAGGTCATCGAGAAGAAGAAATGGGCGCGCGTCGCCGAGGAGATGTGCATACCGAAGTTGGCGCAAGATCGTGTCACCAAATTGGATGACATCTACTGCAAGTATTTGTTGCCCTACGACACATTGTCGCCAGCGGAGCGACAGAAGCTCTTCGACGAGGTCGAAGCCGATTGGGCCAAGCGAGAGGCACGCGCTCGTCGGAATGCGGATCGTTTTGTGAACAGCACGGAGAGCGTATCGAACGAGGAGGACGACGTGTCCAccgatgaggatgaggagtCTGAGGAGGAGATCGATGGCGTGTCAATGGAATGCATTGTCAAGGGACGCAGCATGCCGCTCAGTCAGTTCTATCGCATTGCCCGCAACACAATGGCTCTGTGGTTCAAGAGCACCGATCCCACCGTTAACGAAGTGGAAGCGGAATTCTGGCGTCATGTCGCTGTGCGCGACAGTCATGTGTGCGTCCATTCTGGCTCCATTGATAGCTCCGGCTGGGGCTATGGTTTTCCTAGTCCGGGACCCAAAGGCAAGGGCTCGAATTATGCGCGACATCCGTGGAACCTCAAGGTGCTGACCAACAATGCCGGCTCGGTACTGCGTTCCCTGGGACCTGTGATGGGCGTCACCGTGCCCACGCTACATGTGGGTATGCTATTTTCCGCCTGCTGTTGGTATCGTGATCCGCACGGTCTCTCGTGGATCGAGTATTTGCATACGGGCGCCTCAAAGCTGTGGTATGGCATACCCGACGATCAGAGCGCCAATTTCCGCTCAGCACTGACGTCGTTGATACCGACGCATTGTCAAAACAAGACAATCTGGTTGCCCTGTGATACGGTGATGGTGCCGCCGCATATGCTCACCGATCGTGGCGTCTCCTTGTGTCGCATCGAGCAGAAGCCCGGCGAGTTCATTGTGGTCTTTCCACGCGCCTACACCTCCAGCTTGGCCACCGGTTATGTGGTCTCGGAGAGCGTTTACTTTGCCACCATGTCGTGGCTGGACTTGGCCAAGGATGACTTCAGG GACATTCATGAGAGCTGTGAGCCGGCCATGTTCTCCTTGGAGCAGCTGCTTTTCGCCCTGGGCTACGATCAGCGCGTCAATTCGGACACATTGCAGCAAATGCTACCGATGCTGAACGAGGTCTGCGAAAAGGAATCTGCAGCACGTGAGCAGTTGAGG GCCGCTGGCGTCACGTCCACGGAGAAGGTGCAAGCGGAGAAGGGCCAAAAGGcgaagaagcaacaacagccgccGTACAAGTCCATTGAGAGCGAATGTGATTTGTGCCGCGCCAATTTGTACATATCGATGGTACGCACCGAGGAAGGCAACGTTTACTGTTTGCAGCATGCGCTGAAAAATCTCAACAACGGCAACATTCAAGCCAAGCAATGCAAACTGATTTATGCGTACAATGTGGACGATATTCTGCAGCTAATACGACAGCTGCAGGAAAAGATCCAACACAAGCAGGCGGTGAAGAAAAAGTAG
- the LOC117571501 gene encoding LOW QUALITY PROTEIN: F-box only protein 28 (The sequence of the model RefSeq protein was modified relative to this genomic sequence to represent the inferred CDS: inserted 1 base in 1 codon) gives MNILDLPDTVLMDILELLTYDEVARKREICARFNYICQQVLNTGFNKVVQEHAKNFKRIXSLLPRRESERRNHMLARHSDILTSIETRISMLTMTYSKFIDLNICCFIPGRVLDEINSILKLLASTTKPLRPHEVLQELRDISSMAIEHFDEKIAVNFKTAMKLNESSATGSARVVVCGSLGDISFNGVKVSPMKKTPVLQQQSPCQNLICMSPKTDVMMQQALLFAKSLPTSGGEADLNQCNCHRDRLSKQLQKQYQAQRLLTSRIRFLEGSRKVHERRMQEALGSITELATQVSELKRQLEDVLARASPSGATKRSAVAPDCLPPSKKPKA, from the exons atgaaTATCTTAGACTTACCGGACACGGTGTTAATGGACATATTAGAGCTGCTCACCTACGACGAGGTTGCCCGAAAAAGAGAA ATTTGCGCCCGtttcaattacatttgccAACAGGTGTTGAACACAGGTTTCAACAAGGTTGTACAGGAGCATGCCAAGAATTTCAAACGCA AATCACTGCTGCCACGTCGCGAATCTGAACGACG CAATCACATGCTGGCGCGTCATTCCGACATCCTGACCTCAATCGAGACGCGCATCTCAATGCTGACAATGACGTACTCCAAGTTTATAGATCTGAACATATGCTGCTTTATACCCGGTCGCGTACTCGACGAAATCAATAGCATATTGAAACTTTTGGCCAGCACAACGAAACCCCTGCGTCCCCATGAAGTGCTCCAAGAGCTGCGCGACATCTCATCGATGGCTATTGAGCATTTCGATGAGAAGATTGCCGTTAACTTTAAAACTGCTATGAAACTCAATGAATCTTCCGCCACGGGCAGCGCACGCGTCGTTGTCTGTGGTTCCCTGGGCGACATTAGCTTCAATGGCGTGAAAGTGAGTCCAATGAAGAAGACGCCGGTGCTACAACAACAGTCGCCATGCCAAAATCTAATTTGTATGAGCCCCAAGACCGATGTCATGATGCAGCAGGCGCTTTTGTTCGCCAAATCATTGCCCACTAGCGGCGGAGAAGCCGATCTCAATCAGTGCAATTGCCACCGCGATCGATTATCGAAACAGCTGCAGAAGCAATATCAAGCACAACGATTGCTCACGTCAAGGATACGTTTCCTCGAGGGATCGCGCAAAGTGCATGAACGACGAATGCAAGAGGCCCTCGGCAGCATCACGGAACTTGCCACCCAAGTGTCCGAGCTGAAGCGACAACTTGAGGATGTACTGGCAAGGGCGTCGCCAAGTGGTGCTACCAAACGCTCGGCAGTTGCTCCTGATTGTCTGCCGCCTAGCAAGAAACCAAAAGCTTAG